The following is a genomic window from Magnetospirillum sp..
CCTGCCGGCACGCTCAGGGTTGGGCTCGTCGTCGGCCTTCACGGTGGGCCTCCTCAATGCGCTCTATGCGCTGCGCGGCCAGATGATTTCCAAACACGCGCTTGCCAGCGAAGCGATCCGCATCGAGCAGCAAGTGATCCGCGAACCGGTCGGCAGCCAGGACCAGATTTGGGCTGCCTATGGCGGCCTCAACCGCATCGATTTCCGTACCGACGGTTCGTTCGACGTGACCCCCTTGGTGCTCACGCGCGACCGACGCGACGAGCTCGAAAGCTCGCTCGTGCTGTTTTTCACCGGCCTGTCGCGCTACGCGATGACGGTGGCGACCAAACAGATCGCCAATATGGATGCCAAAGAGCGCAACCTGCACCGCATGCGCGAGATGGTGGACGAAGCGCAGGCGATCATCGCGAGCACGAACCGGCCGATGCGCGAACTCGGCATGCTGATGAACGATGCGTGGCGCTTGAAGCGCGAACTTGCCGACGGCGTTTCCACGCCCGAGATCGACGCGATCTACGAAGCTGGCATTGCCGCCGGTGCCGTCGGCGGCAAATTGCTGGGAGCCGGCGGCGGCGGGTTCGTGGCGTTCGTGGTGGCGCCCGAAAAGCGCCAAGCCTTGCGCGAGAAGCTCAAGGATCTCATCGAGGTCGACGTGAAAGTGGCCGCCCCCGGCAGCCGCATCGTGGTCTACGAACCCGACAGCGAAGTGCGCTAGCCGCGCACCGCCGCATCGAGCACGCGGCGCAGTTTTTCGATCTGCGGCGTCAAATCGTGCGGATGGTTGCCGACGAAGAAGCCGCGATCGTGCGCGAGATCCGCGTTCGGCACAGCGCCGCCGACGATGTCGTAGTCGTAGTACTTGATCGTGTCGTGGCGCAGGAAGCAGCCGCCCGTGATGATGCGAAAGCCGATATCGGCGGCTTTGAGTGCGGCGAAGATGCGCTCGCGGTCGAGATCCTTCGCCGGATTCAAGATCAGCGTGAAGCAGAAGGACGAGCTCTGCCCATGCTCCTTCTGGATGATGAAATTGGGATCGCCCGCAAAAAGCTTCTGGAACAGGGCGAGATTGCGCCGCCGTGCGGCCGTCATGGAAGGCAGCTTTTTGAGCTGCTCGAGACCCACGGCCGCTTCCATTTCGAGCGGGCGCACATTGTAGCCCGGGAACAGGAAGCGATAGGCCTCGAAATGGTCGCTGCCCGCACGCTTGTAGAGCGGCGAATCGGCCGGCAGATCGCGCGTCCAGCCGTGCGCGCGCATGCATTTGAGAAGGTGGAAAAGCTCGAGATCGTCGGTCAGCACCATGCCGCCTTCCATCGTCGAGATATGGTGCGAGAAGAAAAAGCTGAACGTGCTGAGATCGCCGAGCGTGCCGGCCTTGCGGCCTGAGGGCAGCACCGCATCCATCGACTCGCAATTGTCTTCCATGAACCACAGGCCATGGCGGTCGCAGAAAGCACGCATCTCGTCGAGCCGAGCGGGATTGCCGAGGATCGAGACGGCGAGCAGCGCCTTGGTCTTCGGTGTCAAAGCCTGTTCGAGTTTCGAGACGTCCATATTCAACGTTTCGAGCTCGACATCGACGA
Proteins encoded in this region:
- a CDS encoding kinase, producing MIVSRTPYRLSLFGGGTDYPKWFQRHGGAVIGTAIDKYCNISLRRLPPFFAHRYRVVWSRIELVNDLLEIEHPAVRAVLLDQKEKRGLEIHHDGDLPARSGLGSSSAFTVGLLNALYALRGQMISKHALASEAIRIEQQVIREPVGSQDQIWAAYGGLNRIDFRTDGSFDVTPLVLTRDRRDELESSLVLFFTGLSRYAMTVATKQIANMDAKERNLHRMREMVDEAQAIIASTNRPMRELGMLMNDAWRLKRELADGVSTPEIDAIYEAGIAAGAVGGKLLGAGGGGFVAFVVAPEKRQALREKLKDLIEVDVKVAAPGSRIVVYEPDSEVR
- a CDS encoding DegT/DnrJ/EryC1/StrS family aminotransferase produces the protein MFYELAAPSWGQEEIDALQAVIASGRYTMGERVAAMEVAFAAYHGKKYGVMVNSGSSANLICVAAMAYHSKRPLARGDEVIVPAISWSTTYHPLQQYGLKCRFVDVELETLNMDVSKLEQALTPKTKALLAVSILGNPARLDEMRAFCDRHGLWFMEDNCESMDAVLPSGRKAGTLGDLSTFSFFFSHHISTMEGGMVLTDDLELFHLLKCMRAHGWTRDLPADSPLYKRAGSDHFEAYRFLFPGYNVRPLEMEAAVGLEQLKKLPSMTAARRRNLALFQKLFAGDPNFIIQKEHGQSSSFCFTLILNPAKDLDRERIFAALKAADIGFRIITGGCFLRHDTIKYYDYDIVGGAVPNADLAHDRGFFVGNHPHDLTPQIEKLRRVLDAAVRG